A genome region from Tolypothrix sp. PCC 7712 includes the following:
- the tsf gene encoding translation elongation factor Ts, whose translation MAEISAKLVQELRQKTNAGMMDCKKALKENDGDIDKAIDWLRQKGITSAGKKSDRVAAEGLVDTFIQPGSQVGVLIEVNCQTDFVARNESFKALVKNLAKQAASADSVEALLAQPYIENTSATVDESIKQLIAQLGENIQVRRFVNFSLAAGKAGIVDSYIHTGGRVGVLVEIESETDAAVGNEDFQALARNSAMQVAACPNVEYVSVDEIPAEVADKEKEVEMGRDDLSSKPQNIKEKIVQGRIEKRLKELALLDQPFIRDQSISVEDLVKQVKSKVGQDITIKRFVRYVLGEGIEKQESNFAEEVAAQMGVKS comes from the coding sequence ATGGCGGAAATATCTGCAAAACTAGTCCAAGAGCTACGCCAAAAAACCAACGCTGGCATGATGGACTGCAAAAAAGCACTAAAAGAAAATGATGGTGACATTGACAAAGCCATAGATTGGTTACGTCAAAAGGGCATCACTTCAGCTGGTAAAAAAAGCGATCGCGTTGCAGCAGAAGGTCTAGTAGACACCTTCATCCAGCCTGGATCTCAGGTAGGTGTACTGATAGAAGTTAACTGCCAAACCGACTTCGTTGCCCGTAACGAGTCTTTTAAGGCTTTAGTTAAAAATCTGGCAAAGCAAGCAGCATCAGCTGATAGCGTTGAAGCTTTATTGGCTCAACCCTATATTGAAAATACAAGTGCAACTGTAGATGAATCCATCAAGCAATTGATTGCCCAGCTTGGTGAAAATATCCAGGTGCGCCGCTTTGTAAATTTTTCATTAGCAGCAGGCAAAGCAGGTATAGTAGACAGCTATATTCACACTGGCGGTCGAGTTGGTGTGTTAGTTGAGATAGAATCTGAAACTGATGCAGCCGTGGGCAATGAAGATTTCCAAGCTTTAGCACGGAATAGCGCTATGCAAGTAGCAGCTTGCCCCAATGTCGAGTATGTCAGTGTAGACGAAATACCGGCTGAAGTTGCTGATAAAGAAAAAGAAGTGGAAATGGGGCGGGATGATTTATCCAGCAAGCCACAGAACATCAAAGAAAAGATTGTTCAAGGACGGATTGAAAAACGTCTGAAGGAATTGGCTTTGCTGGATCAGCCTTTTATTCGCGATCAGAGCATTTCAGTAGAAGACTTGGTGAAACAAGTTAAGTCTAAAGTCGGCCAAGACATCACAATCAAACGCTTTGTGCGCTATGTCTTAGGTGAAGGCATTGAAAAGCAAGAAAGCAACTTTGCTGAAGAAGTCGCTGCACAAATGGGCGTTAAGTCATAA
- the recG gene encoding ATP-dependent DNA helicase RecG yields the protein MTNETPDWIRLQKALAVEAEHGFTDLMGRQYRFSEFLSLTLGKFPIGLPTTERRRWQELAVQFVNYSHLGLEDRQHLVAETRRYLYQLQQDSGKPQENNGVAEAQQRNYQSKKQQPTTPIVAEVSRRLAPKIDQKLSDLPEIGIRKADNLARLGVYTVRDLLYYYPRDHIDYARQVNIRELQAGETVTIVATVKRCNCFNSPKNQKLSILELILKDNTGQIKVSRFSAGARFTSRAWQESLKRRYPVGSVIAACGLVKASKYGLTLDNPELEVLGNPGDTIDSLTIGRVVPIYALTEGIAANMVRQAVIAALPAAANLKDPLPSGLRDKYGLMELKDAIANIHFPPDSASLQVARRRLVFDEFFYLQLSLLQRQHQARQVQTSAILAPKGQLLEKFYEILPFKLTGAQQRVINDILNDLQQPAPMNRLVQGDVGSGKTVVAVVAILAAIQSGYQAALMAPTEVLAEQHYRKLVSWFNLLHLPVELLTGSTKTVKRRQIHAQLETGELPLLVGTHALIQDPVNFRQLGLAVIDEQHRFGVQQRARLQQKGEQPHVLTMTATPIPRTLALTIHGDMNVSQIDELPPGRQKIQTTMLTGQQRSHAYDLMRREIAQGRQIYVVLPLVEESEKLDLRSAVDEHQKLQESVFPEFQVGLLHGRMTSAEKDEAITKFRENKTQILVSTTVVEVGVDVPNATVMLIENAERFGLSQLHQLRGRVGRGAAQSYCLLMSSSRSPDAQQRLKVMEQSQDGFFISEMDMRFRGPGEVLGTRQSGVPDFTLASLVEDEEVLILARQAAEKVIEIDATLERWYLMKEELKYRYERLMGGAIMT from the coding sequence ATGACTAATGAAACACCCGATTGGATAAGATTGCAAAAAGCCTTAGCTGTAGAGGCGGAACACGGTTTTACAGATTTGATGGGTAGGCAATATCGCTTTAGTGAATTTCTCAGTCTGACTCTGGGCAAGTTTCCTATAGGGTTACCCACAACTGAACGCCGTCGCTGGCAAGAATTAGCGGTGCAATTTGTAAATTATTCTCATTTGGGCTTGGAAGATAGGCAACATTTAGTGGCAGAAACTCGCAGGTATCTGTATCAATTACAGCAAGATAGCGGCAAGCCACAAGAAAATAATGGGGTAGCTGAGGCGCAGCAGAGAAATTATCAATCGAAAAAACAACAGCCTACAACCCCGATTGTGGCTGAAGTGAGTCGGAGACTCGCGCCTAAAATTGACCAAAAACTCAGCGATTTACCAGAAATCGGCATTAGAAAAGCTGACAATTTGGCGCGTCTGGGTGTGTATACTGTACGTGACTTACTTTATTACTATCCCCGCGACCATATTGACTATGCACGTCAAGTAAATATCCGCGAGTTACAAGCGGGTGAGACGGTGACAATAGTCGCAACGGTGAAGCGCTGCAATTGTTTTAATAGTCCGAAAAATCAGAAATTATCCATTTTAGAACTGATACTGAAGGATAACACCGGACAAATCAAAGTCAGTCGCTTTTCGGCGGGTGCAAGGTTTACTAGTCGTGCTTGGCAAGAAAGTTTAAAACGGCGCTATCCGGTGGGTAGTGTGATTGCAGCTTGCGGGTTGGTGAAAGCCAGTAAATATGGCTTGACGCTGGATAACCCGGAATTAGAAGTGTTAGGAAATCCTGGCGATACGATTGATTCTTTGACAATTGGTCGCGTTGTGCCAATTTATGCTTTAACTGAGGGTATAGCGGCAAATATGGTCAGACAAGCAGTTATAGCTGCTTTACCCGCCGCTGCGAATCTCAAAGACCCCTTACCCAGTGGTTTGCGAGATAAATACGGTTTGATGGAATTGAAAGATGCGATCGCTAATATTCACTTTCCCCCAGATAGTGCTTCTCTACAAGTAGCCCGTCGTCGTCTGGTTTTTGACGAGTTTTTCTATTTGCAGTTGAGTTTATTGCAACGACAACACCAAGCAAGGCAAGTCCAAACTAGCGCGATTCTGGCTCCCAAAGGTCAACTATTAGAAAAATTCTACGAAATACTGCCATTTAAACTCACTGGCGCGCAGCAGCGAGTAATTAACGATATTCTCAACGACTTACAACAACCTGCACCGATGAATCGGTTGGTACAAGGTGATGTGGGTTCTGGGAAAACTGTGGTGGCTGTGGTGGCTATTTTAGCGGCGATTCAATCTGGCTATCAAGCAGCGCTAATGGCTCCCACTGAGGTGTTAGCAGAACAGCATTACCGGAAGTTAGTAAGTTGGTTTAACCTGCTGCATTTACCAGTAGAATTACTGACAGGTTCGACAAAAACTGTTAAACGGCGACAAATCCATGCCCAGCTTGAAACAGGAGAATTACCCCTATTAGTTGGCACTCACGCCTTGATTCAAGACCCGGTAAATTTCAGGCAACTGGGGTTAGCGGTAATTGACGAACAGCATCGCTTTGGGGTGCAGCAAAGGGCAAGGTTGCAGCAAAAAGGCGAACAACCTCATGTATTAACAATGACAGCCACCCCCATTCCCCGGACATTGGCATTGACCATACACGGGGATATGAATGTTAGCCAAATTGATGAGTTACCACCAGGACGGCAAAAGATTCAAACTACAATGCTTACAGGTCAGCAACGCAGCCATGCTTACGACCTGATGCGGCGAGAAATTGCCCAAGGAAGGCAAATTTACGTGGTTTTGCCTTTGGTGGAAGAATCAGAAAAGTTAGATTTGCGTTCAGCTGTTGATGAGCATCAAAAGCTACAAGAAAGCGTTTTTCCAGAGTTTCAAGTCGGGTTGCTGCATGGGCGCATGACTTCCGCCGAGAAGGACGAAGCAATTACCAAATTCCGCGAGAACAAAACGCAAATTTTGGTTTCAACTACCGTTGTGGAAGTAGGTGTAGATGTACCTAATGCTACAGTAATGCTCATCGAAAATGCAGAGCGATTTGGTTTATCGCAACTGCATCAATTGCGGGGACGGGTTGGGCGTGGTGCGGCACAATCTTACTGTTTGTTAATGAGTAGTTCTAGAAGCCCTGATGCACAACAAAGGCTGAAAGTGATGGAACAGTCTCAGGATGGCTTTTTTATCTCGGAAATGGATATGCGTTTTCGCGGCCCTGGGGAAGTTTTAGGAACACGTCAATCGGGTGTGCCTGATTTTACCCTGGCGAGTTTAGTGGAAGATGAGGAAGTTTTGATATTAGCGCGACAAGCAGCAGAGAAAGTGATTGAGATAGATGCAACTTTAGAGCGTTGGTATTTGATGAAGGAAGAGTTGAAATATCGATATGAAAGGTTAATGGGTGGGGCGATAATGACTTGA
- a CDS encoding ATP-binding cassette domain-containing protein — MTNDKCVVIQVEALQKRYGKLVAVRGIDFAVKQGEIFGLIGPDGAGKTTTFHILGGVMEASGGNIQILGKLPRDARLSIGYLTQQFSLYLDLSIDENLRYSAGLREVPENVFVQRRNKYLRLMSLEKFGDRLAGRLSGGMKQKLALCCALISQPEILLLDEPTTGVDPVSRREFWDVLAAIAAEGVTVVVATPYLDEAERCDRIALMYEGEIQQVGTLSQLRESLGLQRLEVRTNHIEAAEKVLHEASNNTQTSIVDIQTFGDRLDVLAKDIVKAQATVEKIFTQNKLQLDNIQAADATLENVFVTRLRASGNDPEFIPFPRTKKVTGDWGLGIGDRVNNFDYVAIGANNLRKFFGDFVAVKGVDLEIRYGEIYGLLGANGAGKTTTIKILCGLLEPTSGNITLAGQTQNLRSSALRQRIGYMSQKFTLYDDLSIIQNLEFYCGVYGVPRRLRRRKIDWVLATCGLVGRENMLTGQLPGGWKQRVAFGASVMHEPEILFLDEPTSGVDPLARRQFWRLINEFARSGTAILVTTHYLEEAEQCNRMGFMVAGEVVVQGSPSEIKAAQPGQLIEIVTDKTQTASNLLKTQLAAWRVSIFGDRLHLVLDYPDSEIPDIRSTLENNSINIHSLRSIPFSLEDAFIGIVQRIGGTGD, encoded by the coding sequence ATGACAAATGACAAATGTGTCGTAATTCAAGTGGAGGCTTTACAAAAACGCTACGGCAAATTAGTTGCTGTTAGGGGGATTGATTTTGCTGTCAAGCAGGGTGAGATTTTTGGCTTAATTGGCCCTGATGGTGCGGGAAAAACTACGACATTTCACATTTTGGGTGGGGTGATGGAAGCATCAGGTGGGAATATCCAGATTTTAGGTAAGCTTCCCCGGGATGCACGTTTATCTATTGGTTACCTGACACAGCAATTTTCTTTGTATCTTGACCTCAGCATTGATGAAAATCTCCGTTATAGCGCTGGCTTGCGTGAAGTTCCTGAGAATGTTTTTGTACAGCGTCGCAATAAATACCTGCGATTAATGAGTTTGGAGAAATTTGGCGATCGCTTGGCGGGTCGTCTCTCCGGTGGGATGAAGCAGAAGTTGGCGTTATGTTGTGCGTTGATTTCTCAACCAGAAATTTTGTTGCTAGATGAACCGACGACAGGTGTTGATCCCGTATCACGGCGGGAATTTTGGGATGTTTTAGCGGCGATTGCTGCGGAAGGTGTGACTGTAGTGGTTGCGACACCTTATCTTGATGAAGCCGAGAGATGCGATCGCATTGCTTTAATGTATGAGGGGGAAATTCAGCAAGTTGGTACGCTTTCGCAGTTGCGTGAAAGCTTAGGTTTACAACGTTTAGAAGTTCGCACCAATCACATAGAAGCCGCAGAGAAAGTATTACATGAAGCCAGCAATAATACTCAAACCTCAATTGTCGATATCCAAACTTTTGGCGATAGGTTAGATGTCTTAGCAAAAGACATAGTTAAAGCACAAGCCACAGTCGAGAAAATTTTTACACAAAACAAATTACAACTAGACAATATTCAAGCTGCAGATGCAACCCTAGAAAACGTTTTTGTCACCCGGTTACGTGCATCTGGAAACGACCCTGAATTTATTCCTTTTCCACGTACTAAAAAAGTGACTGGGGACTGGGGACTGGGGATAGGTGATAGGGTAAATAATTTTGATTATGTGGCGATTGGTGCGAATAATTTAAGAAAATTCTTTGGGGATTTTGTCGCAGTTAAAGGTGTAGATTTAGAAATTCGCTATGGCGAAATTTATGGATTATTAGGCGCAAATGGCGCAGGTAAAACAACTACAATTAAAATTCTCTGTGGCTTATTAGAACCAACATCAGGAAATATTACCTTAGCGGGACAAACTCAAAATTTACGTAGTAGTGCTTTACGACAACGCATTGGTTACATGAGCCAAAAATTTACACTCTACGATGATTTAAGTATTATCCAAAATCTCGAATTTTATTGTGGAGTTTACGGCGTACCTCGAAGATTACGCCGCAGAAAAATTGATTGGGTATTGGCGACTTGTGGCTTAGTCGGTAGAGAAAATATGCTCACCGGACAACTCCCAGGAGGATGGAAGCAACGCGTCGCCTTTGGTGCTTCCGTAATGCATGAACCAGAAATTTTATTTTTAGACGAACCCACATCAGGAGTAGACCCCTTAGCGCGTCGTCAATTTTGGCGCTTAATTAATGAGTTTGCCAGATCCGGTACAGCAATACTAGTGACAACCCATTATTTAGAAGAAGCCGAACAATGTAACCGCATGGGGTTTATGGTAGCAGGTGAAGTAGTAGTTCAAGGTTCACCCAGCGAAATTAAAGCCGCGCAACCAGGACAATTAATCGAGATAGTCACAGATAAAACGCAAACAGCCTCTAATTTACTGAAAACACAATTAGCAGCATGGCGAGTCTCAATTTTTGGCGATCGCCTCCACCTAGTTCTCGACTATCCCGACTCCGAAATTCCCGATATTCGCTCAACTCTCGAAAATAATAGTATCAATATTCATTCCCTACGCTCTATCCCCTTCTCCCTCGAAGATGCTTTCATTGGCATAGTACAGCGTATAGGGGGGACTGGGGATTAG
- a CDS encoding ABC transporter permease translates to MNWIQTLFNSRFWSLATKEFRQILRSRETLVLLIIPPTIQMLLYGFALNPDVHYLKLGVVDYANTYESRELVSVLTVNKVFTLEEYLYNAQDLGEQVRQGKITAGLIIPPDFKRNLSEDKSGEVQILIDAVDANTAGIAQGYLNQMINQFSRRLSSNQAPPLITPQTTFLYNPGLKSSWFFIPGVLGLVLTLISSLVSSITVVREKDTGTLEQLLMTPAEAWEILLAKIVPLFVLLMGDVILALSIGRLVFSVPFRGNLFLFLTLSGLYLFVGIGIGIMLATVCRTQQQVVLTSFFINLPLIQLSGAISPIESMPIFFKYVSLLDPLRHYIEIVRGILLKGVGLEVLWWNAIALFLFATLLLSISINQFRRQLS, encoded by the coding sequence ATGAACTGGATTCAAACCTTATTTAATAGCCGATTCTGGAGTTTAGCAACTAAAGAATTTCGCCAAATCTTACGGAGTCGAGAAACATTAGTATTATTAATTATCCCTCCGACAATCCAAATGCTACTGTATGGCTTTGCTCTCAATCCAGATGTGCATTATTTGAAGTTAGGAGTAGTTGATTATGCCAATACTTATGAAAGTAGAGAATTAGTTTCTGTTTTAACAGTCAATAAAGTTTTTACCCTAGAAGAATATCTATACAATGCTCAAGATTTAGGCGAACAAGTACGCCAAGGAAAAATCACCGCAGGTTTAATTATTCCACCAGATTTTAAACGTAATTTATCAGAAGACAAATCTGGAGAAGTGCAGATTTTAATTGACGCAGTTGATGCAAATACAGCAGGTATCGCCCAAGGTTATCTCAATCAGATGATCAATCAATTTAGCCGTCGTTTATCATCTAATCAAGCCCCGCCATTAATTACTCCCCAAACCACTTTTCTTTATAATCCGGGATTAAAAAGTAGTTGGTTTTTCATCCCAGGAGTTTTAGGATTAGTTTTAACCCTAATTAGTTCTTTAGTCTCGTCCATCACAGTTGTCAGAGAAAAAGATACAGGCACATTAGAACAATTATTAATGACTCCCGCAGAAGCCTGGGAAATTTTATTGGCTAAAATTGTGCCTTTATTTGTGTTGCTAATGGGCGATGTAATTTTAGCCTTAAGTATAGGCAGATTAGTATTTAGTGTCCCTTTTCGTGGTAATCTTTTCCTATTTTTAACCCTATCAGGACTATATTTATTTGTCGGAATTGGTATTGGAATAATGTTAGCTACAGTTTGCCGTACTCAGCAGCAAGTTGTGCTGACATCATTTTTTATCAATTTACCCTTGATTCAACTTTCTGGTGCAATTTCTCCGATAGAAAGTATGCCCATCTTTTTTAAGTATGTATCTCTACTAGATCCCTTGCGCCATTATATAGAAATTGTGCGAGGTATACTGCTCAAAGGTGTAGGATTAGAAGTACTTTGGTGGAATGCGATCGCACTTTTTCTTTTTGCCACCTTACTCTTATCCATCAGCATCAACCAATTCCGTCGCCAATTGAGTTAA
- the rpsB gene encoding 30S ribosomal protein S2, which produces MPVVSLAQMMESGVHFGHQTRRWNPKMSPYIYTSRNGVHIIDLVQTAQLMEDAYTYMRTQAEQGKKFLFVGTKRQAAGIIAQEASRCGSHYINQRWLGGMLTNWTTIKTRVDRLKDLERREETGALDLLPKKEASMLRREMAKLQKYLGGIKTMRKVPDVVVIVDQRREYNAVQECQKLGIPIVSMLDTNCDPDVVDIPIPANDDAIRSIKLIVGKLADAIYEGRHGQLDAEDDYEDYEGGEEDYDYEETELTGSYASEEDEEE; this is translated from the coding sequence ATGCCAGTCGTTTCATTGGCTCAAATGATGGAGTCAGGGGTTCACTTTGGTCATCAGACCCGGCGTTGGAACCCTAAAATGTCTCCTTACATTTATACTTCCCGCAATGGTGTACATATTATCGACTTGGTGCAAACTGCCCAGTTGATGGAAGATGCATATACTTATATGCGTACACAAGCTGAACAAGGGAAGAAATTCTTGTTTGTCGGCACTAAGCGGCAAGCTGCGGGTATTATTGCCCAAGAAGCCAGCCGTTGCGGTTCCCACTACATTAACCAACGTTGGTTGGGTGGGATGCTGACCAACTGGACAACTATTAAAACCAGAGTAGACCGCCTCAAAGATTTAGAGCGCCGCGAAGAAACCGGAGCATTGGACTTGTTGCCCAAAAAAGAAGCTTCAATGTTGCGCCGTGAAATGGCGAAGCTACAAAAATATTTGGGCGGGATTAAAACCATGCGGAAAGTTCCCGATGTCGTGGTGATTGTAGACCAACGGCGGGAATATAACGCAGTTCAAGAGTGCCAAAAATTGGGAATTCCAATTGTATCAATGTTAGATACAAACTGTGACCCCGATGTCGTAGATATTCCCATCCCTGCAAATGACGACGCTATCAGATCCATTAAGCTGATCGTCGGCAAATTGGCGGATGCGATTTATGAAGGTCGTCATGGTCAGCTTGATGCAGAAGATGACTATGAAGATTACGAAGGTGGTGAGGAAGATTACGACTATGAAGAAACTGAGCTAACAGGCTCATATGCTAGCGAAGAAGACGAAGAAGAATAG
- a CDS encoding ABC transporter permease has protein sequence MKRILSQCRKELAQFRRDRLSLALAFLLPLITLIIFGFVIRLESKNIPLFIQDFDNSPLSRSYIERLFATNQFEHIHNSRFPFFPAKESPEIRNPQTAIDQGLAKASIVIPPDFSRRIKSGLSTDVQVIVDGTDVNNARIIKNSIQATTIFFLRDSGLQPAFDKIITHIRLWFNPGRKESLYIVPGIYAVILWIYPSLLTAVAMVREKEKGTILQVYASSLTAEELLLGKGLAFLLIGICIAIVIMLISAIIWQLSWVVEPTSLLIGTLLFLIDSVMFGLFIGVRVPNQNAAVQAVALLGFLTALLLSGFIYPLSNIPFPLSLFSAIIPARYYITITRDAYVRGTGWVGVWFSIVMLIILGLLLFNIARRILKRMQLPD, from the coding sequence ATGAAAAGAATCCTCTCCCAATGTCGCAAAGAATTAGCACAATTTAGGCGCGATCGCCTTTCTTTAGCGCTGGCGTTTCTCTTACCATTAATTACCTTAATTATTTTTGGTTTTGTGATTCGGCTGGAATCGAAAAATATTCCGTTATTTATTCAAGATTTTGATAATAGTCCTCTCAGTCGTAGCTATATTGAGCGCTTATTTGCTACTAATCAATTTGAACATATTCATAATTCTAGATTTCCTTTTTTCCCTGCAAAGGAAAGTCCAGAAATTCGCAATCCTCAAACAGCCATTGATCAAGGATTGGCGAAAGCTTCTATCGTCATTCCTCCAGATTTTAGCCGTCGCATCAAATCCGGTTTAAGTACCGATGTCCAAGTTATAGTAGACGGCACCGATGTGAATAATGCCCGAATTATTAAAAATAGTATTCAAGCCACCACAATATTTTTCTTAAGAGATTCTGGTTTGCAACCTGCATTTGATAAAATCATTACTCATATCCGCCTGTGGTTCAATCCTGGGAGAAAAGAATCTTTGTACATCGTACCTGGTATTTATGCTGTTATTTTGTGGATTTATCCCTCATTATTAACAGCAGTTGCTATGGTACGCGAAAAAGAAAAAGGCACAATCTTACAAGTTTACGCCTCCAGTCTCACTGCCGAAGAATTGCTATTAGGGAAGGGTTTAGCTTTCCTACTAATTGGCATCTGTATAGCCATAGTTATTATGCTGATTAGTGCCATAATTTGGCAATTATCTTGGGTAGTAGAACCAACTTCTTTATTAATAGGAACGCTACTATTTTTAATAGATAGTGTGATGTTTGGTTTATTTATTGGCGTGCGAGTCCCTAACCAAAATGCTGCAGTTCAAGCTGTAGCCTTATTGGGATTCCTGACAGCCTTATTACTATCGGGCTTTATTTATCCTCTCAGTAATATACCATTTCCCCTCTCACTATTTTCTGCAATCATTCCCGCTAGGTACTATATTACAATTACCCGTGATGCCTACGTGCGCGGTACTGGCTGGGTAGGTGTTTGGTTTTCTATAGTAATGCTAATTATTTTAGGATTATTATTATTTAATATTGCACGTCGCATTTTAAAGCGAATGCAACTTCCAGATTAG
- a CDS encoding HlyD family secretion protein yields the protein MAQPLSPPQEPFDTGTATKGKHKLSPRLLIPLGLLLTGIGIFTSYVISSNSQANTLRVTGRIEGYETDIGAKVAGRIESVAVREGDTVQKNQVIVKLDDAEIQAQLKGALARVDVMQKQEEQARLQISILESQILENQLVLKQALGDAKGRIFQAESSVASSEAQLNQAIANVEQAKSELKLAQMNRDRYARLVNQGAVTRQQYDQAQTSWETALANLRSRQAAVDSFRKLVNSAQGQLTQAQSTGLNPSIRSTQLNSLNTQLQQTRLKLAAAQADVANAKASQQEMKAKIADLNVISPINGVVVSRNVEPGAVVTTGKTLLTIIDPQTVYLRGFIPQGDIGKVRVGQEAKIFLDSAAKKPLSAKVAAIDTQASFTPENIYFQQDRVKQVFGVKITIDNPEGFAKPGMPADGEIDISSEVEK from the coding sequence ATGGCGCAGCCACTCTCACCTCCTCAAGAACCTTTTGACACTGGGACAGCAACTAAAGGCAAACACAAACTTTCTCCTCGTTTGTTGATACCTTTAGGTTTATTACTCACAGGTATTGGGATCTTCACCTCCTATGTGATTTCCTCGAACTCACAAGCCAATACGCTGCGGGTAACTGGTCGGATTGAAGGTTATGAAACTGATATTGGCGCTAAAGTAGCGGGAAGAATTGAGTCTGTAGCGGTACGCGAAGGCGATACTGTGCAAAAGAATCAAGTTATTGTCAAGCTAGACGACGCAGAGATCCAAGCTCAACTTAAAGGTGCATTGGCGCGTGTGGATGTGATGCAAAAGCAAGAAGAACAAGCACGCTTGCAAATTAGTATTTTAGAAAGTCAAATTTTAGAAAATCAATTGGTCTTAAAACAAGCTTTGGGAGATGCGAAAGGTCGGATTTTTCAGGCGGAATCATCAGTAGCTTCCAGTGAAGCACAGCTAAATCAAGCGATCGCTAATGTAGAACAAGCCAAATCTGAGTTGAAATTGGCGCAAATGAACCGCGATCGCTACGCTAGATTGGTAAATCAGGGAGCTGTAACTAGGCAACAATATGATCAAGCACAAACCAGTTGGGAAACAGCTTTAGCTAACCTCAGATCCCGTCAAGCAGCTGTCGATTCTTTCCGCAAATTAGTCAATTCAGCGCAAGGACAATTAACCCAAGCTCAAAGTACCGGATTAAACCCCTCCATTCGCAGTACTCAACTCAATAGCTTAAACACGCAATTGCAGCAAACTCGCTTGAAACTCGCCGCCGCCCAAGCTGATGTCGCCAATGCTAAAGCCTCTCAGCAGGAAATGAAAGCCAAAATTGCCGACCTCAACGTCATTAGTCCAATTAACGGCGTAGTTGTCAGCCGGAATGTAGAACCCGGTGCAGTTGTAACCACTGGCAAAACTCTCCTGACAATAATTGATCCCCAAACAGTCTATCTCCGTGGTTTTATTCCCCAGGGCGATATTGGGAAAGTGCGTGTCGGTCAAGAAGCTAAGATATTTCTAGACTCAGCAGCCAAAAAACCCCTGAGTGCTAAAGTTGCTGCTATTGATACCCAAGCTTCTTTTACCCCAGAGAATATTTATTTCCAACAAGACCGAGTTAAACAAGTCTTTGGTGTGAAAATTACCATCGACAACCCCGAAGGATTTGCTAAACCAGGAATGCCGGCAGATGGGGAGATTGATATTTCATCGGAGGTAGAGAAATGA